In Rutidosis leptorrhynchoides isolate AG116_Rl617_1_P2 chromosome 6, CSIRO_AGI_Rlap_v1, whole genome shotgun sequence, the DNA window TCAAAAAAAGAAACCGTTTACTCTATAATAATGATCGTTTGTCAATAAAAAGAAAAGATAAATTAAGCCTACCTTGTCTACGTGAATAAAATGATATATCAAAGATATATGTCTCTGTTTAATGAATGAGAGGTTATATTTTTCTAGTCTTAGCAAAGACATATCTTGACACATATGAATGAAGACTTGCGAATGGCGGGTCCACATGCAATTTTTATTTGGTTCGTGTGTGCTTACGAAGGAAACAAGCATTAAATCTAAAATTCAAATTCTAGTTTTTTTAATCGTGTGATAACAACGtccaaattttttttaattttttttatatgtacGAACATAACATCAAAAGTGACAATCCGTCTTTGCGGTTCTTTAGCCACATGTAAGAAGAGTCCtactagaatttttttttttttttttttttttttttttttgaaaagcaagaatatATATCATTAAATAAATTGGAGTTACGAGGCCCTATACAGAACCGGAAATACAAAAAAGGaggctaaaaagataaaaaaaaaaaaaaaaaaaacggaaaCCAGAATTAAATCCTAGCAATTAACAATCCGATGCACATTTTTTAAAACGCAAACGCACACACTTATTAGGAATTTATTCATGAATATGTTTATGTCGGAACTTGGAACTCAATATCTTTGGTTGAAAAGGCTCTCCGAATACCACCTAGTTCGAATGCACATATGATCCTAGCAGTATTTTTAAAGTATTATAAAGACAACAATAACATGTGATTACGGATAAATGTATAAGATTTTGTTTATTCACAGTATTTGAAGATATTTACTCAAATAAAAAATTAATTTATCCCGTGACCATTTTCAATCCTTTATTTTGTCACCAACATATGTTTCTTACAATGAGAAAGAACATCCAACTGATTTATGAATTAAACGAAAATTAACTTATCTTATCCGCATGTGATAAACACTAACAATATACGGAGTATTGGAAAAGAGAACTTTATGATCACGTACGGTACTTGGTAAGAACACCTAACAAAACAACATATAGTTGATAAAGTGGCTATTGCTCGAGAAAAGTCGAAAGCGGCTCGGGATAGAAGTATGCAGATCCGCGTAGACGCCCGGTAACTTTTAACATGGGAGACCGAGTGCATTTGAAAGTCTCGCCAAATTTATGAACACGCCtattattctttatcataaaaTGTGCCCTGCAGTTCTTCTTTATGTATGGAAATATAGGCATCCATTTGTTTAGCAGGAAGACACAAACCAATCTCAATATCACCCGGTGAATCTCTACATGAATTAACCGAAATCGAACCATTGTAATCGATAGATGGAGTCTCGTGTTTTTTCGGCTTCCCCCACCCAAAATCGacatcataaaccctaattttaggTGTTCCAGACACACCAATTGCCCTCACCGGTTCAAACGCTTTCTCCATCAACGTTTCAGCTTCTTTAAACATCCTGTCCTTACTTTTTAACGTCTCGCTTAACGCCTTTCCAAGCACTTCAGCAGCTACCAAAAATCCATTTTCGTCTACTAACAGtctgctttttattgttggactaaTACACGCCCCTACGCAATTACCGAAATAAGTTTGAGGAATTGGTGGATCGAAACGAGACTTCCAATCAACCGCACAAATAAATCGTTCAACATCATCTTCATCCTCGTGTTCTCCAACACGAGCACGTGATTTAGCTGTACAACTCCATATAAAAGCACATGACACCACAAAAGATGATACATACTCAAGTGTTGGCACTTTAGTCTTTAAAAAATTCTTTAATCGATTCGTGTGTGCTTGTGTTAGCACAAACGTCGCGCGAACTTTGTCCGTGGGACCCACAAGTTGAGCAGGCTGATATCCTTCGTCGATAACTACCATTCCAGGCTGATTCATGTAGATTTCATCAAGAGTGTTGGGATATTTAATAACTCTGTCATATAACGGCAAAGATTCACTAGCTAAGAATTCGATACCATGTTTAGCAATCGACGTCCAAACTTTTAGGAAATTAAACCTCGAACTCGCATCACAAAGCGTGTGATGATTCGTGAGCCCGATCGATATCCCTTTGTTAGGAAAACATGTCACTTGTACGGAAAACAGAGGAACTGCGACATAATTCGATATTTTTTTCGCACGTCCTAATGCTGGGACAAGTGGATAAAACATGTCACACGAACGAGGATGATTTCCAATAAGATCGTCGAAATCAAGACTAGATTCGGCGAAAGAAACCGCAACAGAATCACCTTCCACATAACGGATTTCGGGTTTTTTAAAATCAGTTGAATGATTTGGATTAGGGTATACAATTAAGTTGCCAGCAAATGGGAAAAAGTGTTGAAGGGTGATTGATAATGAGTGTTTAAGGTTGGGAACAATAGTTTCTAAAAAATGTGATTTTGAGTGTGGGAATTCGTAAAAGAAAATTTGGCTGATCGGAAAAAAGAGTATCCAGATCGCGTCAAAGAACGTAAGTGGTAAGGACCGGTCGCCTACGGTGGCAGGCGGCGGAGATACTCGGCAGTTTTCAAGAACGTTCAACATTTTTCTGTTGAGTGGTGACGTTGGTGTGATTTGCGTTGTTTGGTTTACATCAATATTGGCTTTTACACATTGATTGATTGATGATCTTATAATATAACCACCAAATACAAAATGATGCGTCTAgaataaaaaaaactaaaatattCTAGACTTTACTAACTTCAATGTAGCCACTTTGTcatggaatgatgattttttgtttAAAACAATTACTATAAAACAAAAGTTAGATTCATTAAAGGATAAACGAATCGAATAAAAATACAACACGATAACGAAGACTTAGAAAACGAAAACCTAAAGGCTATGACGACAGAGCCAACTGTTATGTAAGACCGAACCTACCGTAAAAAAGCAACATGAACAAACAACCAACTAAATCAAGACCAACCTAAGCTCACAACTAATTAAAGAATCACCTTGATCTCACCCTTAATGTTTTTTATTTTGACGACCTTTTTATTAAAAATCAACGTAAGTGGCTATTAATGGTTTGTTAATTGGTTGGCGTTGTTAATTGAGTCGAcatcaagcgtcgatttattggcgacatgGCTGACTGTTAAAGCCTAAATTAAATTTAAAGCAGGATTTAAaatccatagaaatttgattttacaattttcatgacgtctcaattttatttttaatttttatattatttttttaaaagtttttttctacttattggctggaggtccattcgaaagcaatctctccatccgtcgaatagagagagagatgactttctctacttttaaaaatgttttcaCTATTGATGGAAAAATGACttttctttattctcggatagaggaAGAATTACatcccacctcccccatacaccacttatatggtattgggttttgttgttgttgttaattgttTAAATAATATATGTATTAGGCCATTCTCTAATTTTAACATATTTAACAGAACTTCTCtgttccacatcagcgccacaccAGCACAAAAAACTTTACTAACCCCACCATATCGTCCACTTCACTTCAAACTTTAACgacttttaaattattatttaaatacaataaaataaattaaaataacaattaactaatttaataaataaaaataacacaTTACATTAAATAAAAAGACGATTACATAAAAAATGATTAAAAAAAAGATAGagtcaaaattttaaaaataaaatcgaacctaaaaaaataaaattacgatTACTAACTAAATATAAATACGATTACATGACCGGTAACGAGGAGTACGAAAATTAATCGGTGTTGTATTGATCGGTTCCTAATTTATGCTCGGAATGGTTATTAATGATAAGAGTTTTATGTGATTTTAGTCGTCGAAACAAAGTGTTTTTATGAGTTTTTATGTATATCAAGTATTGAAGAAGAATGTGCGAAAAGAAGATAAAAGATGCAGAAAATGCTGAAAATATCAACTCATGCGCGGTGTTACAGTTTTgaccataacttgagcatacgaccTCCGTTTGAGATGAATCAAATTGCCAAACGTCCGTTTCGAAGAGCTACAAACTTTATTTTTTATGTATTCTGAAATTCGGGACCATCAGACTTGTAAAATTCGAAAAGACCCACGAAATTAGATGGACTGATTCAGAATTTTACTTGGGCCAATACTGGTCTGTTTATATTTGAAGACTTGATTTTGGGCCTTTAAGCTATTATTGGGCTTAAGTTTTAAGGCTGAAGAAAATAAAATGCTTAAACCTAAACATTTCGGAGTATTATAAATACAAGATGTTTCATGAATTAAAGGGGAGCCGTGGCCCCATCTTGTGGGTTTTGTGTGTCGATAAGCACAAAAGAAAGAAAGCAAAAAGGGTACGGTTGGGACTCGAGGTCACGAAAGCAAGAAGACAAAGAGGATAATTCCTTTTGGTGTTGGCAACAGTTGATAAGAAATTAAAAGAAGGAGCTGAAATAGTTATGGTTACATGTGTATTACTACATCACCATTCACCAATGGTGATATCTTTTAGTTCCCAACTTATTTTCAGTTAACTGATGGTTTGTTTATATTTTATTTGTTtaattgtttatttatttatttattttatttcatgTCTAGCTAAGCTTTAATTATTCCCTCCGTTGAACAATTGGTGTCTATGATTTTGTATGAACAATTGAGTATTTTGTAAATGTTAATGTGACAGATTAACGTTGAATCACGCAAGTTTTTATTTAACTCATGTTTATTAATTGAGATCATTGTAAGATGAGTTATCGCGAGTTGATGAATCGAGTCCACATAGTTTAACTAGGGTAAGACGCTCCGTGTAATTTACATAATTCGTGCCTAAGATGGTTTCTTTTAATTTACATAAAAATCATGTCTAGGTGATTAGAATGAAAACTGAATAGCTCAATTTATTCATGCATTTGATTAGTACACAATTTGGATTTGGAAGGGATAATCCTTTTTATTCATTGTCTACGACCTACACTTTACTACTTTGCTTATGCTTGCTAGATACAGTTTGTTAATTTAAGACTTCTAAGTTTTTTTGCAATTTAGTATAATAAAATCAAATCTCTGAAATTGCTTGCTTCTAATCACAATCTCTCGTGGAACGAATCTTACTTACCCTAACTAGTTTAGAGTATTTAGTACATTTTTGATTGGTACTTCGACGCCGATCATGTATCCGTCATCACTGGTGTAAGGAAGGTTGTCAAATATACTCTTACAGTACAACGTGATTCATTCTAAGTGTAGCACAACTTTCCCGACAATTTCGTACCATTTTTTTCATTTAAAAAAAACGAAGTTCTTGCGAATCTTCATCAGAATAGGTGATAGTGCCTATTTTATACATAAGTTTATATATCATTTATTGGCACTATTGTTATTTTGTGTATATTTGGGTCAATTCCATGAACTTTCGGTACTTAATGAATTATAATTGATTTCAGGTATTTTGGTAGGAAAATTGAGATTTTGGAGCTAAATGGATGCTTGTTGAATGAAGTTCAAGTTCGGGTTTGCGTGCCTTCACCAAAATAGGCATATCTCGGTCGTACGGACTCGGATTGAGTTGAATCAAAAGCCCAGATGTCCGTAACTCAGAACTCTACAACTTTCATTTTTGGAGTTTACTGAGAAACAGGGGCAAGAGCCGCTTGAAGAGGGCAAGAGCCGCTTGgacgctaaaaaaaaaaaattactttctgACTTCTGAAGTAATAGGCGCTTAGAAGGATAAAGCGGCGCTTGTGCGGCCCGTCTGACCTGATATCTGCGCGAAAAAGCCTATTTCAACCCATTTTCAACCCTAATTCATTATGTACTTGTTGTGGCCGTTTTGGGACGAATTTTAGGCGATTTTGGAAGTATATTAGGAGCTTTTCAAGGCCATTAACATCATTCGAACATCAAGGATTCAAGAATCAAAGGCAAATCATTCAAGATTACATCTTTAATTAGGTTGATTCTTGTAAATTTCATTATGAATCCTTGTTCCATGATTGTTTCCATTGTTTTaaacatgattgttggctaaattaTTTATGTTTACTTAGGCCATTACTAAATATGTTGGGATTGCTTTTATATCAATGATAATTATGAATTTGAATGCATGGTGAATTATTGTTTAGTATAGATCGACTCTTGCAGGGTATTATTTGATTGAGATGTTTGATTATTGAGTTTATCTAAGTGAATTGACAACTCATAGGATAGAATTGATAGTTTATAACAAAGTGACAAAGGGTTATGCATGCTATCTGACAATTAGTTGAAACTGATTGATTAGAGAAACCAGCATGTGTGAATTGTTGCGACGACCAGTTAACGCAATTGTTCTAGATTGTATAGATGGTCTGGTGCATGATTAGCATAAGAATGAGTGACACTTTTGCATGCTAAATTGTGTAGCTGTGTCTGGATGCATAATTAGATGACAAGTCACATGCAAGATATGAAATTATCTATCTTTGTTTAAATCCCAACATATGAAGTGAATAGTGCCTATGTAAACATATTTGTTTGAATCTGATTGTTTGCTCTAAAATTCGTTTGCGTTTATTTTTAAAGTATTTTTAGTTCAATTACTACTTTGACATGTCGATCGTTAAACGATATCCCCCCTTCCGTGTTTATTTGCTTATTTGTTTTTAGTAAATTAGTTGCATTTTAGTTAAATCTTGAGTTGCATATGACAGGCTGTACGTGGAACGAAAACCCCGGTCTTTACCTATATTATAATATTACATGATCGGGTGCACTTGCATGTATTTTGTGTTTTAATCAGTATTTGGGTATCTTCTAGTTTTTAGAAATTTTATTACCTGACCCAGCACATCAAGTTTTTTGCGCCGCTGTCGAGGACAGTAGCGTGTTTATTTGAGATTTTAGCTAGTGTGTGATTATTTTTTTTGGttaattttgtttttatttcttttagtTGTGTTGAACCGGTGCTTGTAATCTGTTTAGTACTTGTGTTTTGCAGATTGCTTGTAACTAGTATAGTGAGATGGCTTATTACGTGAATATGACCATGGAGGATATCATGGAAACCAGGAAAGATTCACCTCAACCTGAATGGAATGTTCATCAACGGGTGAAGATGTTTGAAGATTTGAGTAATACTGGAGGATCCTACTTTGCCAACACGCAACCTGGTCAAGAGTTCTGTCAACAACAACCGTTACCTGGGAAGTTTGAGAAAAAAAGGTCTAAGGTGCAGGAGTTGATACGAGAATTCACGAAAATACAAAAACAAACCTAGGAGAAAACATCAGGGTTGGAAGAAATCGTGACAAGGCTTTTAACAGTGCAAGAACAAACTATTGAGGTGCTTAAGCAAGTCGTTCTTAAGCAAAATGATTTAGAGGACAAGCTCAACAACCATATGACTAAACAAGAGCAAATTAACGAGTCAGCCGATAAAGCCTTAAGAAATCAAGGTTCATGGATAGATACTGTGGAGGAAAAGTTGGGGGATGTTATGAGAAAGATGACACAACTCTTTGATACTCAACAGGGGTACATTCAAAAGTTGGATAATAAAGTGGAGAACATTGATCAAATGGTTTCTAAAATGGGTGGGTCATCTTCAAATGGTACGCACTTGACCCTGGTTGATGAGAATGTGAAGGCGGCGTCAACCTTGTGGAGGAAAGATGGTGAAGTTACTAAGTGGACCAATGAGGGGAAAAAGAACATAGGTGCTTCAAAGCCTATCACGCCACACCGAATTTTTGCTATAAGGAATGTTAATGGAGAGGTATCAAAAGTTAGTAAAACTAAAAATATCCGTTTTTCTAACGTTTTGGCAGGTGTATACGAGTATGATGCGCCATTGTATGAAGAAGATACTAAGGATGCTAAGGATGAGGAAGCCAAGGATGTAGGTTTAGGGGTGATAAAATGGAAAGGTTAGTTAGATTCTCATGTGGTTTATTCGATCTTACCTAAGATAAAGGATCCTAGTGAGTTTTTTGGTTGTTTGTGCTATGAATGATGGTGTTAAGTACAATGCTCTTTCAGATTTAGGGGTTGGAGTTAATGTGATGCCATACTCGGTCTTAAGAAGATTTAGATTAAGTAATTTAGAACCCACTAATGTGCATATTAGGATGATGGATCAAAGTATTAGAAAGCCTTTAAGTGTAGCTATGGACTTATAGGTACATGTCAGATGCATGACTTTTCTAACACACTTTATAGTGGTTGATATGGAAGAAGATAAGAAGGTTCTTTTAATCTTGGGAAGAGCAGTTTTAGTTACTGCAGGGGCTAATATAGATGTGCCAAATACACGAATGACATTGATGGATGGTGTGAGAATGGTGATGTTTGTGAACAAGGTGGGACCCTATAATTCGAATTTGAAAGAGGAGTTAGTTGTGAAACAGCTTAAGTTCGATCTCAGTTCTTCGAATCCTAAGAATAAGGAAG includes these proteins:
- the LOC139853099 gene encoding malonyl-coenzyme A:anthocyanin 3-O-glucoside-6''-O-malonyltransferase-like, encoding MLNVLENCRVSPPPATVGDRSLPLTFFDAIWILFFPISQIFFYEFPHSKSHFLETIVPNLKHSLSITLQHFFPFAGNLIVYPNPNHSTDFKKPEIRYVEGDSVAVSFAESSLDFDDLIGNHPRSCDMFYPLVPALGRAKKISNYVAVPLFSVQVTCFPNKGISIGLTNHHTLCDASSRFNFLKVWTSIAKHGIEFLASESLPLYDRVIKYPNTLDEIYMNQPGMVVIDEGYQPAQLVGPTDKVRATFVLTQAHTNRLKNFLKTKVPTLEYVSSFVVSCAFIWSCTAKSRARVGEHEDEDDVERFICAVDWKSRFDPPIPQTYFGNCVGACISPTIKSRLLVDENGFLVAAEVLGKALSETLKSKDRMFKEAETLMEKAFEPVRAIGVSGTPKIRVYDVDFGWGKPKKHETPSIDYNGSISVNSCRDSPGDIEIGLCLPAKQMDAYISIHKEELQGTFYDKE